In the Bradyrhizobium guangzhouense genome, one interval contains:
- the accC gene encoding acetyl-CoA carboxylase biotin carboxylase subunit has translation MFDKILIANRGEIALRILRACKELGIATVAVHSTADADAMHVRLSDESVCIGPPPSKDSYLNIPALLAACEITGADAVHPGYGFLSENARFAEILGEHNLQFIGPKAEHIRLMGDKIEAKKTAKKLGIPVVPGSDGAVGPSDDAMAIARKIGFPVLVKAAAGGGGRGMKVAQSEADLQVALSTAANEAKSAFGDASVYLEKYLQKPRHIEIQILGDGRGGAIHLGERDCSLQRRHQKVWEEGPSPVLAAAARAKIGETCAKAMREMKYLGVGTIEFLYEDGEFYFIEMNTRIQVEHPVTESITDIDLVLEQIRIAAGGELPARQDEIQIIGHAIECRINAENPQTFRPSPGRISQYHPPGGLGVRIDSAVYQGYQIPPYYDSLVGKLIVHGKTRAECLMRLRRALDEMVVEGIETTLPLFRDLVRQDDIINGDYHIHWLEQYLAGKTEPSAK, from the coding sequence ATGTTCGACAAGATCCTCATAGCCAATCGCGGCGAGATCGCCCTTCGCATCCTGCGGGCCTGCAAGGAGCTCGGCATCGCGACCGTCGCCGTGCACTCCACCGCCGACGCTGACGCCATGCATGTGCGCCTGTCGGACGAGAGCGTCTGCATCGGGCCGCCGCCGTCGAAGGACAGCTATCTCAACATCCCCGCGCTGCTCGCGGCCTGCGAGATAACAGGCGCGGATGCCGTGCATCCCGGTTACGGCTTCCTGTCGGAGAACGCGCGCTTCGCCGAGATCCTCGGCGAGCACAATCTGCAATTCATCGGGCCCAAGGCCGAGCACATCCGCCTGATGGGCGACAAGATCGAGGCCAAGAAGACCGCCAAGAAGCTCGGCATCCCCGTGGTGCCCGGCTCCGATGGTGCGGTTGGTCCGAGCGACGACGCGATGGCGATCGCCAGGAAGATCGGCTTTCCCGTGCTGGTGAAGGCTGCTGCTGGCGGCGGTGGCCGCGGCATGAAGGTCGCGCAGAGCGAGGCGGATCTCCAGGTCGCGCTGTCGACGGCGGCCAACGAGGCGAAATCCGCTTTCGGCGACGCCTCCGTCTACCTGGAAAAATACCTGCAGAAGCCCCGCCACATCGAGATCCAGATCCTCGGCGACGGACGCGGCGGCGCGATTCATCTCGGCGAACGCGACTGCTCGCTGCAGCGCCGCCACCAGAAGGTCTGGGAGGAAGGCCCCTCGCCCGTGCTGGCTGCGGCTGCGCGCGCCAAGATCGGCGAGACTTGCGCCAAGGCGATGCGCGAAATGAAATATCTCGGCGTCGGCACCATCGAGTTCCTCTACGAGGACGGCGAGTTCTACTTCATCGAGATGAACACGCGCATCCAGGTCGAGCATCCCGTCACCGAGAGCATCACCGACATCGACCTCGTGCTGGAGCAGATCCGCATCGCCGCCGGCGGCGAGCTGCCGGCCAGGCAGGACGAGATCCAGATCATCGGCCACGCCATCGAGTGCCGCATCAATGCGGAGAACCCGCAGACCTTCCGCCCCTCGCCCGGCCGGATCTCGCAGTACCACCCCCCCGGCGGGCTCGGTGTGCGGATCGATTCCGCTGTCTATCAGGGCTACCAGATCCCGCCCTATTACGATTCCCTCGTCGGCAAGCTGATCGTCCACGGCAAGACCCGCGCCGAATGCCTGATGCGCCTGCGCCGGGCGCTGGACGAGATGGTGGTCGAGGGCATCGAGACCACGCTGCCGCTGTTCCGCGACCTGGTCCGTCAGGACGACATCATCAACGGCGACTACCACATCCACTGGCTGGAGCAGTATCTCGCCGGCAAGACGGAACCATCAGCGAAATAA
- a CDS encoding pyridoxal phosphate-dependent aminotransferase, whose translation MHDATLRTRVGQWLEPSRRSDVPPFMVMDVMAAAARIEAAGGHVIHMEVGQPAAGAPKTAIAAAQAALATGRIDYTSALGIPSLRDRIARHYRDAYGCTVSPDRIVVTTGSSGGFILAFLSMFEPGDRVAVTVPGYPPYRHILTALGCEPVLIETTNETRHALTGEALLAAHRKAPLKGVLVGSPANPTGTMMSREALAGLIAAAEDAGIRFISDEIYHGLDYAFPAVTAAALSDHALVINSFSKYFCMTGWRVGWMVVPEILVRPIERLQQNLSISVPSLSQIAAEAAFDGAAEMEEIKHGYQENRRILIEGLPKAGLAKFLPADGAFYLYADVSDFTSDSFDFAKQMLEKAHVAATPGVDFDPVHGRSFIRFSYARSLQEMQEAVDRIAHWLK comes from the coding sequence ATGCACGATGCGACATTAAGGACCCGGGTGGGGCAGTGGCTCGAGCCCTCCCGCCGCAGCGATGTTCCCCCGTTCATGGTGATGGACGTGATGGCCGCCGCGGCCCGGATCGAGGCCGCCGGCGGCCATGTCATTCACATGGAGGTCGGCCAGCCCGCGGCCGGTGCGCCGAAGACCGCGATTGCGGCCGCGCAGGCCGCGCTCGCGACGGGGCGGATCGATTACACCTCGGCGCTCGGCATTCCAAGCCTTCGCGACCGCATCGCGCGGCACTATCGTGACGCCTATGGCTGCACCGTCAGCCCGGACAGGATCGTTGTGACCACGGGCTCCTCCGGCGGTTTCATTCTGGCTTTCCTGTCGATGTTCGAGCCCGGCGATCGCGTCGCCGTCACGGTGCCCGGCTATCCGCCGTATCGTCACATCCTCACCGCGCTCGGCTGCGAGCCGGTGCTGATCGAGACTACCAACGAGACGCGCCACGCGCTCACCGGCGAGGCGCTGCTCGCCGCCCATCGCAAGGCGCCGCTGAAGGGCGTGCTGGTCGGCAGCCCCGCCAATCCAACGGGAACGATGATGTCCCGCGAAGCGCTCGCCGGCCTGATCGCCGCCGCGGAAGATGCCGGCATTCGCTTCATCTCCGACGAAATCTATCACGGGCTCGACTACGCGTTTCCTGCGGTGACGGCGGCGGCGCTGTCCGACCATGCGCTGGTGATCAACTCGTTCTCGAAGTATTTTTGCATGACCGGCTGGCGCGTCGGCTGGATGGTCGTGCCGGAGATTCTGGTGCGTCCGATCGAGCGGCTGCAGCAGAACCTCTCGATCTCGGTGCCCTCGCTCTCGCAGATCGCCGCAGAGGCCGCTTTCGACGGCGCGGCCGAGATGGAGGAGATCAAGCACGGCTATCAGGAGAATCGGCGCATCCTGATCGAGGGATTGCCCAAGGCTGGCCTCGCCAAGTTTCTGCCGGCGGATGGCGCCTTCTACCTCTATGCCGACGTCTCGGATTTCACCTCCGACAGTTTCGACTTCGCCAAGCAGATGCTGGAGAAGGCCCATGTTGCGGCCACACCCGGCGTCGATTTCGATCCGGTTCACGGCCGTTCGTTCATCAGATTCTCATATGCGCGCTCGCTTCAGGAGATGCAGGAGGCGGTTGACCGGATCGCTCACTGGCTTAAATAG
- a CDS encoding M48 family metalloprotease yields MLLQIALRKKASALTALVTAAAIALLPIPPAQAQEGRGPPVLRDTETEQLLREYTRPILRVAGLEKQNIQMVIINDNSFNAFVADGRRIFVNYGAILQSETPNQLIGVLAHETGHLAGGHLAKMREQIASAQTSMIIAMLLGAGAIAAGAGRGGNSGLANAGAAAISGPQEMIRRSLLSYQRQQEENADRAGVKFLTATQQSPKGMYETFKRFTNESLFASRGADPYLQSHPMPAERVAALQEFASTSPYWDKKDDPALQLRHDMVRAKISAFMERPEVVYRRYPLTNDSLPARYARAISTYLHGDLRSALTQIDALIAVQPNNPYFYEVRGQALLESGKPADAIAPLRKAVALSNNSALIEMLLGQALVGTDNKAYTDDAIKILRAAVAREPEAPIGFTQLAMAYGRKGDYAEADLASAQAAYLRGDNKTARELATRAKTRFAVGTPGWVRADDIVASKPPRN; encoded by the coding sequence ATGTTGCTCCAGATCGCATTGCGCAAGAAGGCCTCCGCCCTCACCGCCCTCGTCACGGCGGCTGCGATCGCGCTGCTGCCGATCCCGCCGGCGCAGGCGCAGGAAGGCCGCGGACCGCCGGTCCTGCGTGACACGGAAACCGAGCAGCTGCTGCGCGAATATACCCGCCCGATCCTGCGCGTTGCCGGTCTGGAGAAGCAGAACATCCAGATGGTGATCATCAACGACAACTCGTTCAACGCGTTCGTCGCCGATGGCCGCCGCATCTTCGTCAATTACGGTGCGATCCTGCAGTCGGAGACGCCAAACCAGCTGATCGGCGTGCTTGCGCACGAGACCGGGCATCTGGCCGGCGGCCACCTCGCCAAGATGCGCGAGCAGATCGCCAGCGCCCAGACGTCCATGATCATCGCCATGCTGCTCGGCGCCGGCGCGATCGCGGCGGGTGCCGGCCGTGGCGGCAATAGCGGGCTCGCCAATGCCGGCGCGGCCGCCATCTCCGGACCACAGGAGATGATCCGCCGTTCGCTGTTGTCCTATCAGCGCCAGCAGGAGGAGAACGCCGACCGCGCCGGCGTGAAATTCCTGACCGCGACCCAGCAATCGCCGAAGGGCATGTACGAGACCTTCAAGCGCTTCACCAACGAAAGCCTGTTCGCTTCGCGCGGCGCCGATCCCTATCTGCAGTCTCATCCGATGCCCGCCGAGCGCGTTGCAGCGCTTCAGGAGTTCGCCAGCACCAGTCCCTATTGGGACAAGAAGGACGATCCCGCGCTCCAGCTCCGCCACGACATGGTGCGCGCCAAGATCTCCGCCTTCATGGAACGGCCGGAAGTGGTCTATCGCCGCTATCCCCTGACCAATGACAGCCTGCCGGCGCGCTATGCCCGCGCCATCAGCACCTATCTGCACGGCGACTTGCGCAGCGCCCTCACCCAGATCGACGCCCTGATCGCGGTGCAGCCGAACAACCCGTACTTCTACGAGGTGCGCGGCCAGGCGCTCCTGGAGAGCGGCAAGCCCGCCGACGCGATTGCCCCCCTGCGCAAGGCGGTCGCACTCTCGAACAATTCGGCCCTCATCGAGATGTTACTTGGGCAGGCTCTGGTTGGAACCGATAATAAGGCCTACACGGACGACGCCATCAAGATTCTCCGTGCAGCGGTGGCGCGCGAGCCCGAGGCGCCGATCGGCTTCACCCAGCTTGCGATGGCGTATGGCCGGAAGGGAGACTATGCCGAGGCGGATCTCGCCTCCGCCCAGGCCGCGTATTTGCGCGGCGACAACAAGACCGCTCGCGAGCTCGCCACGCGCGCGAAAACCCGTTTCGCCGTCGGCACGCCCGGATGGGTCAGGGCCGACGACATCGTGGCGTCGAAACCGCCGCGGAACTAG
- the aroQ gene encoding type II 3-dehydroquinate dehydratase, with the protein MAEPATDTILVLNGPNLNMLGTREPEKYGHATLADVEALCRETAASFGLKADCRQSNREGELIDFIHEAHGRKMKGIIINAGGYSHTSIALHDALLAVQIPTVEVHVTNIHAREGFRHHSYTARAAFASLCGFGIEGYRLAIQGLAAKLGIKPKA; encoded by the coding sequence ATGGCCGAACCAGCAACCGACACGATCCTCGTCCTCAACGGGCCCAACCTCAACATGCTGGGGACGCGGGAGCCCGAGAAGTATGGCCATGCCACGCTGGCCGACGTCGAGGCGCTGTGCCGGGAGACGGCGGCGAGCTTCGGTCTCAAGGCCGACTGCCGGCAGTCCAACCGCGAAGGCGAGCTGATCGACTTCATCCACGAGGCACATGGGCGCAAGATGAAGGGCATCATCATCAACGCCGGGGGCTATTCGCACACCTCGATTGCGCTGCACGACGCGCTGCTCGCGGTACAGATCCCGACGGTCGAAGTGCACGTGACCAACATCCACGCCCGCGAAGGCTTCCGTCACCACTCCTACACCGCGCGCGCGGCCTTCGCCTCGCTCTGCGGCTTCGGCATCGAGGGCTACCGCCTCGCCATCCAGGGCCTTGCCGCCAAGCTCGGCATCAAGCCCAAAGCCTGA
- a CDS encoding response regulator has translation MTLPVTIIMIEDDEGHARLIERNIRRSGVNNEILSFTNGTSAMKHLFGPDGTGLAQKGNALLILLDLNLPDMSGIDILKQIKENKYLKASPVVVLTTTDDSQEIKRCYELGCNVYITKPVNYENFANAIRQLGLFFSVIQVPPAAS, from the coding sequence ATGACATTGCCCGTCACCATCATCATGATCGAGGACGACGAGGGCCACGCCAGGCTGATCGAGCGCAATATCCGCCGCTCCGGCGTCAACAACGAGATCCTCTCCTTCACCAACGGCACCTCGGCGATGAAGCATCTGTTCGGGCCCGACGGCACCGGACTCGCTCAGAAAGGCAACGCACTCCTGATCCTGCTCGACCTCAACCTGCCCGACATGAGCGGGATCGATATCCTGAAGCAGATCAAGGAAAACAAATATCTCAAGGCCTCGCCCGTGGTGGTGCTGACCACGACCGACGACAGCCAGGAGATCAAGCGCTGCTACGAACTCGGCTGCAACGTCTACATCACCAAGCCCGTCAATTACGAGAATTTCGCCAATGCCATCCGGCAGCTCGGCCTGTTCTTCTCCGTCATCCAGGTCCCGCCCGCCGCCTCATGA
- a CDS encoding sensor histidine kinase — MTAEGQRRRAFWQILLFAAGLVVLTAISAGSIYLVNKARDDNKWVVHTLEVENQLNALLLELRRAESGARGYLLTQGENFKADHEKAVAEIVPALDRITRLTGDNPAQRESIEKLSAAIETRLGQFSQEMEFVRQGQLDKSIALVREAAAANTTSAISREATAMMQEEERLFRLRSVNSDRSQTLAASLTGIGSGLVVVLALISIWLVRRSARSRDEAEARLRDANLNLEATVDERTADLREANDEIQRFAYIVSHDLRSPLVNIMGFTSELEELGKDIFRRIGGLAGVPAGGPPVDAAEIPLEGADKQMSADFSEALGFIKSSIARMDRLISAILNLTREGRREFQPERIDTRDFIETIVSSLAHQASEAQAEIHLEPLPNIVSDRLALEQIFSNLIDNAIKYLKNGVPGEIRIRGRTKLGYAIFEISDNGRGIDPRDHQRIFDLFRRAGTQDKPGQGIGLAHVRALVRRLGGTMSVSSELNAGSTFTITLPINWNASNRNADQ; from the coding sequence GTGACCGCCGAGGGGCAGCGACGTCGCGCATTTTGGCAGATCCTGCTGTTCGCAGCCGGCCTGGTCGTGCTGACCGCAATCAGCGCCGGCTCCATCTATCTCGTCAACAAGGCGCGCGACGACAATAAATGGGTGGTTCACACCCTGGAGGTAGAGAACCAGCTTAACGCGCTGCTGCTCGAACTGCGGCGGGCCGAGAGCGGGGCGCGCGGCTATCTCCTGACGCAGGGCGAGAACTTCAAGGCCGACCACGAGAAGGCTGTCGCGGAAATCGTGCCCGCCTTGGACAGGATCACGCGCCTGACCGGTGACAATCCGGCGCAACGCGAGAGCATCGAGAAGCTCAGCGCGGCAATCGAGACCCGGCTTGGCCAATTTTCGCAGGAAATGGAGTTCGTCCGGCAGGGCCAGCTCGACAAATCCATCGCACTGGTACGCGAGGCCGCCGCTGCCAATACCACCTCCGCGATCAGCCGCGAGGCCACTGCGATGATGCAGGAGGAGGAGCGGCTGTTCCGGCTCCGATCGGTCAACTCTGACCGCAGCCAGACGCTGGCCGCGTCCCTCACCGGCATCGGTTCCGGTCTCGTGGTGGTGCTGGCGCTGATCTCGATCTGGCTGGTGCGGCGTTCGGCGCGCAGCCGCGACGAGGCCGAGGCACGGCTGCGCGATGCCAACCTCAACCTGGAAGCCACCGTCGACGAGCGCACGGCAGACCTGCGCGAAGCCAACGATGAGATCCAGCGCTTTGCCTATATCGTCAGCCATGACCTGCGCTCGCCGCTGGTCAACATCATGGGCTTCACCAGTGAGCTCGAGGAATTGGGCAAGGACATCTTCCGACGGATCGGAGGGCTCGCGGGCGTGCCGGCGGGCGGCCCGCCGGTCGACGCTGCCGAGATTCCGCTCGAGGGCGCCGACAAGCAGATGTCGGCGGATTTTTCCGAAGCGCTCGGCTTCATCAAATCCTCGATCGCCCGGATGGACCGGCTGATCTCGGCGATCCTCAACCTTACCCGCGAGGGCCGGCGCGAGTTTCAGCCCGAAAGGATCGATACCCGCGATTTCATCGAGACCATCGTCTCCTCGCTGGCGCACCAAGCGTCCGAAGCGCAGGCCGAGATCCACCTCGAGCCGTTGCCGAATATTGTCAGTGACCGCCTTGCGCTGGAACAGATCTTCTCCAATCTGATCGATAACGCGATCAAGTACCTCAAGAACGGGGTTCCCGGCGAGATCAGAATTCGCGGGCGCACCAAGCTTGGCTACGCTATCTTCGAAATCAGCGACAACGGCCGCGGCATCGATCCCAGGGATCATCAGCGGATTTTCGACCTGTTCCGGCGTGCGGGAACTCAGGACAAGCCCGGTCAGGGCATCGGTCTTGCCCATGTCCGTGCACTTGTGCGCCGCCTCGGTGGCACAATGTCGGTATCGTCGGAACTGAACGCGGGCAGTACATTTACGATCACGCTGCCCATCAATTGGAACGCCAGCAACCGGAACGCCGACCAATGA
- the accB gene encoding acetyl-CoA carboxylase biotin carboxyl carrier protein, with product MARQPDDKAAAKFSSDDSALVRELALLLDETSLTEIEIERAGLRLRVARNISVAATMPMPVAHAAPALAAAPAATPAAAAAADFSKHPGAVTSPMVGTAYWAPEPGAKPFVEVGAKVSVGQTLLIIEAMKTMNQIPSTRSGTVTQILVEDGQPVEFGEPLVIIE from the coding sequence ATGGCGCGCCAGCCAGACGACAAAGCAGCCGCAAAGTTTTCCAGTGACGATTCCGCGCTCGTCCGCGAGCTCGCTCTGCTGCTCGACGAGACCAGCCTCACCGAGATCGAGATCGAGCGCGCCGGCCTGCGCCTGCGCGTCGCCCGCAACATCAGCGTCGCCGCGACCATGCCGATGCCGGTCGCTCATGCAGCTCCCGCGCTTGCCGCTGCACCCGCCGCCACCCCTGCGGCCGCAGCCGCAGCAGATTTTTCCAAGCATCCGGGCGCGGTGACCTCGCCGATGGTCGGCACCGCCTATTGGGCGCCGGAGCCCGGCGCCAAGCCGTTCGTCGAGGTCGGCGCCAAGGTCTCCGTCGGTCAGACTCTGCTGATCATCGAAGCGATGAAGACCATGAACCAGATTCCCTCGACCCGATCAGGCACCGTGACGCAGATTCTGGTCGAGGACGGCCAGCCCGTCGAGTTCGGCGAGCCCCTGGTCATTATTGAATAA
- a CDS encoding sensor histidine kinase — MTQQRTPTLLYIDDDDALARLVDRGLTRRGYKVVHAASGEEGLERIRSASTRGCIDVVALDQYMPGLDGLETLEQIMAIPDAPPVVFVTASQDSSIAVTALKAGAADYLVKDVKGDFIPLLHVAAEGALRQAELQRAREEAEAEIHASRDRYAALAAERELLLREVNHRVGNSLQIIASLLHLQASSAAQDEVKAALTNAMGRVAAVAQVHRRLYTSQDLKSVMLNQYLDSLLEDLRRSAEGNRMSRLTVKAEPIEIDPDRAVAVGIIVNELVMNAVKYAYPDGAGPIHVELSSKGEDLLLTITDDGVGDNVKADPRSTGMGQRIVAAMASKLDATVERDPGHSGTRIILRFRRTPALSGKTNSAAAG; from the coding sequence ATGACCCAACAGCGCACGCCGACACTGCTCTACATCGATGACGACGACGCGCTGGCGCGCCTGGTCGATCGCGGCCTGACGCGGCGCGGCTACAAGGTCGTCCATGCCGCAAGCGGCGAGGAAGGACTGGAGCGCATCCGCAGCGCCAGCACCCGGGGCTGCATCGATGTCGTGGCGCTCGACCAGTACATGCCGGGTCTCGACGGGCTCGAGACGCTCGAGCAGATCATGGCGATCCCGGATGCCCCGCCCGTGGTCTTCGTCACGGCCTCGCAGGATTCCAGCATTGCCGTTACCGCGCTGAAAGCAGGCGCGGCCGATTATCTGGTCAAGGACGTCAAGGGCGACTTCATCCCGCTGCTGCATGTCGCGGCCGAAGGCGCGCTGCGCCAGGCCGAATTGCAGCGCGCGCGCGAGGAAGCCGAGGCCGAGATCCACGCCTCGCGCGACCGCTATGCCGCGCTTGCCGCCGAACGCGAGCTGCTGCTGCGCGAGGTCAATCACCGCGTCGGCAATTCGCTCCAGATCATCGCGTCGCTGCTGCATCTGCAGGCGAGCTCCGCCGCCCAGGACGAGGTCAAGGCCGCGCTCACCAACGCGATGGGCCGCGTCGCCGCCGTCGCCCAGGTGCACCGCCGCCTCTACACCTCGCAGGATCTGAAGAGCGTGATGCTCAACCAGTATCTGGACTCCCTGCTCGAGGATCTCCGCCGCTCCGCCGAAGGCAACCGGATGTCGCGCCTGACGGTGAAGGCCGAGCCGATCGAGATCGACCCCGACCGCGCCGTCGCCGTCGGCATCATCGTCAACGAGCTGGTGATGAACGCGGTGAAATACGCCTATCCCGATGGCGCCGGGCCCATTCACGTCGAGCTGAGCTCGAAGGGCGAGGATCTCCTGCTGACGATCACCGACGACGGCGTCGGCGACAACGTCAAGGCCGATCCGCGCTCCACCGGCATGGGCCAGCGCATCGTCGCGGCGATGGCCTCCAAGCTCGACGCCACCGTCGAGCGCGATCCCGGCCATTCCGGAACCCGCATCATCCTGCGGTTCCGCCGCACCCCCGCTCTGTCGGGCAAGACGAACAGCGCCGCGGCGGGCTGA
- a CDS encoding biotin transporter BioY yields MWPARPGEAVGHLRAFVLVMLGSALMALSAKVNLPLPYVPMTLQTLVVLTIGASYGWRLGSATMIAYLAEGAMGLPVFAGPVGGIAPLVGPTAGYLYGFVAAAFITGWLAERGWDRNVVLLFAAMAVGHVVIFIAGFGWLAYGIGLGGTKAWMVGVAPFIAASVIKNALGAALVPAARRIVERRG; encoded by the coding sequence ATGTGGCCAGCCCGGCCCGGCGAAGCCGTCGGGCACTTGCGCGCATTCGTGCTTGTTATGCTCGGCTCCGCGTTGATGGCGCTATCAGCCAAGGTGAACCTGCCGCTGCCTTACGTGCCGATGACGTTGCAGACTCTGGTCGTGCTGACAATCGGTGCGTCCTATGGCTGGCGGCTTGGCAGCGCAACCATGATCGCCTACCTCGCCGAAGGCGCGATGGGCCTGCCAGTGTTCGCAGGACCCGTCGGTGGAATTGCACCTCTGGTCGGTCCGACTGCCGGCTATCTCTATGGCTTCGTGGCTGCTGCCTTCATCACCGGCTGGCTCGCCGAGCGCGGCTGGGATCGCAACGTCGTGCTGCTGTTTGCGGCCATGGCGGTCGGCCATGTCGTCATTTTCATCGCCGGCTTCGGTTGGCTTGCCTACGGCATCGGCCTTGGTGGAACCAAGGCCTGGATGGTCGGTGTCGCGCCGTTCATCGCGGCCTCCGTCATCAAGAACGCGCTCGGTGCCGCGCTGGTGCCGGCGGCGCGTCGGATCGTTGAGCGCCGCGGCTAG
- a CDS encoding DsbA family protein, producing MPSLRLLAPALFALAIFGATGPASAESFSDAQRTDIEAIIKNYLVTHPEVLEEAMTELSKRQAAAETEKHEASIAQNSDAIFNSPRQVVLGNKDGDVTFVEFFDYNCGYCKRAMSDMLDLMKSDPKLKVVLKEFPVLSQGSVEAAQVAVAVRMQDPSGKKYLDFHQKLLGGRGPADKARAMQAAKDAGLDTARIEKDIQSPEVRATIEENFKLAEAMGMNGTPSYVIGKQIIVGAVGLDGLKEKIGVARCGKATC from the coding sequence ATGCCTTCGCTGCGCCTGCTTGCTCCCGCGCTGTTTGCGCTCGCCATCTTCGGCGCAACGGGACCGGCTTCGGCCGAAAGCTTCTCGGATGCCCAGCGCACCGACATCGAGGCGATCATCAAGAACTACCTCGTCACCCACCCCGAGGTGCTCGAGGAAGCCATGACCGAGCTCAGCAAGCGGCAAGCCGCGGCGGAGACGGAGAAGCACGAAGCCAGCATCGCGCAGAACTCGGATGCGATCTTCAACTCGCCGCGTCAGGTCGTGCTCGGCAACAAGGACGGCGACGTCACCTTCGTCGAGTTCTTCGATTACAATTGCGGCTACTGCAAGCGGGCGATGAGCGACATGCTCGACCTGATGAAGTCAGATCCCAAACTGAAGGTCGTGCTCAAGGAGTTTCCGGTGCTGAGCCAGGGCTCGGTCGAAGCCGCACAGGTCGCGGTCGCCGTCCGCATGCAGGATCCCTCCGGCAAGAAATATCTCGACTTCCACCAGAAACTGCTCGGCGGTCGCGGCCCGGCCGACAAGGCGCGCGCCATGCAGGCGGCGAAGGATGCCGGCCTCGACACCGCGAGGATCGAGAAGGACATCCAAAGCCCCGAAGTGCGCGCCACCATCGAGGAGAACTTCAAGCTGGCTGAGGCGATGGGCATGAACGGCACGCCGAGCTACGTGATCGGCAAGCAGATCATTGTCGGCGCCGTCGGCCTCGATGGCCTCAAGGAAAAGATCGGCGTCGCCCGCTGCGGCAAGGCCACCTGCTAA
- a CDS encoding DUF1236 domain-containing protein, with translation MLNRFMISVAAVALIAGTGLANAQGTMKNDSGAGAQPMQHSQSSGGAAERSGAMGKESSHEKGTVGQAGGAMKQGEEKSSGAMEKSGTAEKSGGMEKSGAMNKNAADEKAGAAKGEHAQSAQDKSTQDKSKSMSQDTSKSGTQKDMKAEGTKSGTSTNNAENRPATTDSKSQTTTGNAATSATAAPPAEKRAQISTAIKSTKIEETTNVNFNVSVGTTIPASVHFQPLPERIVEIYPEWRGYDVILVHGEYIIVKPQTREIVYIIEG, from the coding sequence ATGTTGAACCGCTTTATGATCTCGGTTGCCGCAGTCGCGCTGATCGCAGGCACCGGTCTGGCGAACGCACAAGGCACGATGAAGAACGACAGCGGCGCCGGCGCGCAGCCGATGCAGCATTCGCAGTCCTCGGGCGGCGCTGCCGAGCGCAGTGGCGCGATGGGCAAGGAATCCAGCCATGAGAAAGGTACCGTCGGCCAGGCTGGCGGCGCCATGAAGCAAGGCGAAGAGAAGTCGTCCGGTGCGATGGAGAAATCCGGCACCGCGGAGAAGTCAGGCGGGATGGAGAAGTCCGGCGCGATGAACAAGAACGCGGCCGACGAGAAGGCCGGCGCGGCGAAGGGCGAGCACGCCCAGAGCGCGCAGGACAAGTCGACGCAGGACAAGTCCAAGAGCATGAGCCAGGATACCAGCAAGTCCGGCACGCAGAAGGACATGAAGGCTGAGGGCACCAAGAGCGGCACCTCGACCAACAATGCCGAGAACCGCCCGGCTACGACCGACAGCAAGTCGCAGACCACGACCGGCAACGCCGCGACCTCGGCGACCGCCGCGCCGCCGGCTGAAAAGCGGGCCCAAATCTCAACCGCGATCAAGTCGACCAAGATCGAAGAGACGACCAACGTCAATTTCAACGTCTCGGTCGGCACGACGATCCCGGCCTCCGTCCACTTCCAGCCGCTCCCGGAGCGGATTGTCGAGATCTATCCGGAATGGCGCGGCTATGACGTGATCCTGGTCCACGGCGAGTACATCATCGTCAAGCCGCAGACACGCGAGATCGTCTACATCATCGAAGGCTAA